A region of Paenibacillus sp. 37 DNA encodes the following proteins:
- a CDS encoding protein arginine kinase encodes MPNLRFTEKALSDWMRSDAADSEIVISSRVRIARNLQHVPFPMLASNEQSEEVLNKLSEVLQYDDVHAFGDFHTLDLIDIDELDKRVLVEKHLISPSLANESRNGAVILSEDESVSIMINEEDHLRIQCLYPGFQVKEAWEKASAIDDAFEAHVDYAFDDRRGYLTSCPTNVGTGVRASVMMHLPALVMTQQIGRILTAVSQVGLTVRGIYGEGSEAMGNLFQISNQITLGQTEQEVIENLHGVVLQMIGHERTARERLMTDSRLRITDRVMRSYGILSHAAIVDSKEAAQRLSDVRLGVDLGLLDGLSITVMNELNVMTQPGFLQKTFGEDMRTDERDIYRAQLIRDTINAAKQS; translated from the coding sequence ATGCCTAATCTGCGCTTTACAGAGAAGGCGCTCAGCGACTGGATGCGCAGTGATGCGGCTGATTCCGAAATCGTCATTAGCAGCCGTGTCCGGATTGCACGCAACCTTCAGCATGTTCCGTTTCCGATGCTGGCTTCCAATGAGCAATCGGAAGAGGTGCTGAATAAGCTGAGCGAAGTACTTCAATACGATGACGTTCATGCCTTTGGGGATTTTCATACGTTGGATCTGATCGATATTGACGAACTCGACAAACGGGTGCTGGTGGAGAAACACCTCATCAGTCCAAGTCTTGCGAATGAATCCAGGAATGGTGCGGTTATTCTCAGTGAGGATGAGTCTGTCAGTATTATGATTAACGAAGAGGATCATCTTCGTATCCAGTGCCTCTATCCGGGGTTCCAGGTGAAGGAAGCCTGGGAGAAAGCTTCCGCAATAGATGATGCTTTTGAAGCGCACGTGGATTATGCTTTTGATGACCGCAGAGGATACTTAACCAGCTGTCCTACTAATGTAGGTACAGGTGTAAGAGCATCGGTTATGATGCACTTGCCTGCCCTGGTGATGACACAGCAGATTGGCCGCATTTTAACCGCAGTTTCCCAAGTAGGATTAACTGTAAGGGGGATATACGGTGAAGGTAGCGAGGCGATGGGTAACCTGTTCCAGATCTCGAACCAGATTACATTGGGACAGACCGAACAGGAAGTCATCGAGAACCTGCATGGTGTTGTGTTACAGATGATAGGTCATGAGCGTACAGCCAGAGAACGGTTAATGACCGACTCCAGACTTCGGATTACGGATCGGGTCATGCGTTCTTACGGCATATTGTCTCATGCAGCTATTGTTGATTCCAAGGAAGCTGCACAGCGCTTATCGGATGTACGCCTTGGCGTGGATCTCGGCTTGTTGGATGGACTGTCCATCACGGTAATGAATGAGTTGAATGTGATGACACAGCCGGGATTTTTGCAGAAAACATTCGGGGAAGATATGCGCACAGATGAGCGAGATATCTACCGAGCTCAGTTGATTCGTGATACGATCAATGCAGCGAAGCAGTCCTAG
- a CDS encoding UvrB/UvrC motif-containing protein has translation MLCQECNKRPATLHFTKIVNGEKTEFHICESCAREKGEMIPGTAGGFSIHNLLSGLLDFDPASKSGSAGTPPAKALQCEECGMTYAQFSKIGRFGCSSCYKYFDSRLDPLFKRVHGNTSHVGKVPARAGGRIKVKRQIADLKRELQESIAQEEFEEAAQIRDQIRGLEKGIAQE, from the coding sequence ATGCTGTGCCAAGAATGCAATAAACGTCCGGCGACACTTCATTTCACGAAAATCGTAAATGGGGAGAAGACGGAATTCCATATTTGTGAGTCATGTGCCCGTGAAAAAGGGGAAATGATCCCTGGAACAGCAGGTGGGTTTTCCATTCACAACTTGTTGTCCGGATTGCTTGATTTTGATCCAGCCAGCAAAAGTGGATCGGCAGGAACACCACCTGCAAAAGCACTTCAATGTGAAGAGTGTGGTATGACGTACGCACAATTTAGCAAGATAGGCCGGTTCGGCTGCAGTTCATGTTATAAATATTTTGACAGCCGTCTGGATCCTTTGTTCAAGCGGGTTCACGGTAATACGTCCCATGTAGGCAAAGTGCCTGCACGAGCTGGTGGTCGCATCAAGGTGAAACGGCAAATCGCTGATCTGAAGCGGGAGCTCCAGGAGAGTATCGCGCAAGAGGAATTTGAAGAGGCGGCCCAGATCCGTGACCAGATCAGAGGACTTGAAAAAGGAATAGCTCAGGAGTAA
- a CDS encoding CtsR family transcriptional regulator, protein MRNISDIIERYLKSILHESPEGMVEIQRNDLADQFSCVPSQINYVISTRFTLEKGYLVESKRGGGGYVRIQRIELPAQSALHNHLHHSIGEEIGQTAAEGLIYQLEEARFLSKREAGLMRAAVSREVILVKLPYRDQIRARMLKAMLISLLGK, encoded by the coding sequence ATGCGTAATATCTCTGATATTATCGAACGATATCTGAAGAGTATTTTGCATGAAAGTCCCGAAGGAATGGTTGAAATTCAGCGTAATGATCTGGCAGATCAATTCTCATGTGTACCTTCCCAGATCAATTATGTCATCAGCACACGTTTTACACTCGAGAAGGGATACCTGGTAGAGAGTAAACGCGGCGGTGGTGGTTATGTTCGCATACAGCGTATTGAATTACCGGCCCAATCAGCTCTGCATAATCATTTGCACCATAGTATTGGTGAAGAGATCGGGCAGACAGCTGCCGAAGGTCTGATCTATCAATTGGAAGAAGCGCGCTTCTTGAGCAAGCGGGAAGCCGGGTTGATGCGAGCTGCTGTATCTAGAGAGGTTATATTAGTCAAACTTCCTTACCGGGATCAAATTCGTGCCAGAATGTTGAAGGCGATGTTAATATCTTTGCTCGGTAAATGA
- the eis gene encoding enhanced intracellular survival protein Eis, whose protein sequence is MEIQKLTVDDFEPAMALSEYAFQVVMNDEQKEKRRSQFSSQDIWGVYEDGQLGAKLHIIPFHTYIHGRAFEMGGIAGVATWPEYRRKGWVAGLLKHALEEMNRNKQSISFLHPFSFGFYRKYGWETYVEFKRYKVPTAHLPMKKATPGTIRRGDPGLSILKEVYSAYAERYNGTLVRDDARWENSVLVNGSSQKAVYYDEADAAQGYLLYEVKENKFTIKEIIYLNEEARQGLWTFIANHDSMIEEVTLQAPASDTLAFQLDNPRIQQEIVPYFMARIVSVEQFISQYPFANQDSPLQIVLQVEDAHAPWNEGVWQLNVAMNGTASIWKTSEPITDDQTIKVDIQSLTAVLMGYRRPTEMARIGRIHGPEAAIKALEQVIPERETYLLDFF, encoded by the coding sequence ATGGAAATTCAGAAATTGACGGTAGATGATTTTGAACCAGCGATGGCACTCTCCGAATATGCTTTTCAGGTGGTAATGAATGATGAACAAAAAGAAAAGCGGCGGAGTCAGTTTTCGTCACAAGATATATGGGGTGTATATGAGGACGGGCAGCTAGGAGCCAAACTTCACATCATTCCTTTTCACACCTATATTCATGGCAGAGCGTTCGAGATGGGCGGTATTGCGGGTGTAGCCACCTGGCCAGAGTATAGACGCAAAGGCTGGGTAGCGGGTCTACTGAAGCATGCGTTGGAAGAAATGAATCGCAACAAACAGAGCATATCATTCTTGCATCCATTCTCTTTTGGTTTCTATCGGAAGTATGGATGGGAGACGTATGTTGAATTTAAACGTTATAAAGTACCTACAGCTCATTTGCCTATGAAAAAAGCGACACCTGGAACAATTCGGCGTGGGGATCCGGGCCTCAGCATATTAAAGGAAGTATACAGTGCTTATGCTGAGCGTTATAACGGAACTCTGGTTCGGGATGATGCAAGGTGGGAGAATTCAGTTCTGGTTAATGGAAGCAGCCAGAAGGCTGTATATTACGATGAAGCTGATGCAGCACAAGGTTATCTTTTATATGAGGTTAAGGAAAATAAGTTTACTATTAAAGAGATCATCTATCTGAACGAAGAGGCTAGGCAAGGACTGTGGACCTTCATTGCTAACCATGATTCCATGATCGAGGAAGTTACGTTGCAGGCACCTGCCAGTGATACACTTGCCTTCCAATTGGATAACCCGAGGATTCAGCAGGAGATTGTACCTTATTTTATGGCGCGTATCGTTAGTGTGGAGCAGTTTATATCCCAGTATCCCTTTGCAAATCAGGACTCACCGTTGCAGATTGTTCTTCAGGTAGAAGATGCACACGCTCCATGGAATGAAGGGGTATGGCAATTAAACGTGGCAATGAACGGAACAGCGTCCATATGGAAAACTTCGGAACCAATTACTGATGATCAGACCATTAAGGTGGATATTCAATCCCTTACCGCAGTGCTGATGGGGTATCGCAGACCAACGGAAATGGCACGGATCGGAAGAATTCACGGACCAGAAGCAGCAATCAAGGCTTTGGAACAAGTGATTCCTGAACGGGAAACCTATTTGCTCGATTTCTTCTGA
- a CDS encoding molybdopterin-dependent oxidoreductase codes for MKQWLKNRRKGYGKKLVSIHAWNAWIVVILAITGLMLVGGFWREILGIGRVWLKWLHIIVGLAMLAPVVYYLILAGKHWKQLRNRPWQRVNTIFVLALLVGWLLSGIVLWQFKLAGPRWSNAALLIHDLLTWVGLPYIIYHSITRTKWLKDPARRAVKTTTASTRTQNTADPSDSISDEKETPAAVSSSQFDRSSERDPLKSVERPQPLYTRRAFIRSAVGVGLAVTLGPTFISWVGRNLKIDNSIDSMLENDPNRMVPLPQPLSASSPPLGGGAEGHFRVYTVTPIPTFSNANWSFRIDGLVERAQVWNWEQFVKLARTVQVSDFHCVTGWSVYKNTWEGISLAQLLKQAGVKPEAHSVKFYSGDGVYTDAITMDQAQMEDIMVAVMHDGKPIPADLGGPVRLVIPQMYAYKSVKWLNRIELIDSEHIGYWEERGYDKDAWLTGASQRIPNNLSGS; via the coding sequence TTGAAGCAATGGTTAAAGAACAGACGCAAAGGTTACGGCAAAAAATTGGTTTCCATCCATGCTTGGAATGCCTGGATTGTTGTGATCCTTGCTATAACAGGTCTTATGCTGGTAGGCGGCTTTTGGCGCGAGATACTCGGAATTGGACGTGTCTGGTTAAAATGGCTACATATCATCGTTGGGCTAGCTATGCTGGCACCCGTAGTATATTACTTGATTTTGGCCGGAAAGCACTGGAAACAGCTTCGTAACAGACCATGGCAGAGGGTGAACACCATCTTTGTTCTTGCTCTGCTGGTAGGCTGGCTCCTCTCGGGTATTGTATTATGGCAGTTCAAGCTGGCTGGACCTCGATGGTCGAATGCTGCACTTTTGATCCATGACCTGCTGACTTGGGTGGGCTTACCTTATATTATCTATCACTCCATCACTCGGACCAAATGGTTAAAGGACCCTGCACGTCGTGCGGTTAAAACCACTACAGCTTCAACACGAACTCAAAATACAGCTGATCCATCTGATTCAATATCGGATGAAAAAGAAACTCCAGCTGCTGTATCTTCTTCCCAGTTTGATCGCAGTTCCGAGAGAGATCCCCTCAAATCTGTGGAGCGACCTCAACCGTTGTATACACGACGAGCTTTTATCCGCTCTGCTGTGGGGGTTGGTCTCGCCGTGACTCTTGGTCCTACTTTTATATCCTGGGTAGGACGAAATCTCAAGATCGATAATAGTATTGATAGCATGCTGGAGAACGATCCTAACCGTATGGTTCCTCTGCCACAACCGCTGTCCGCCTCTTCACCTCCCCTTGGAGGCGGGGCTGAAGGTCATTTCCGCGTATATACGGTTACGCCCATACCGACCTTCTCCAATGCTAACTGGTCTTTCCGTATTGATGGATTGGTTGAACGGGCACAGGTCTGGAACTGGGAACAGTTCGTGAAGCTCGCGCGTACCGTACAGGTTAGTGATTTCCACTGTGTGACAGGGTGGTCTGTATATAAAAATACCTGGGAAGGCATCTCACTTGCACAGCTTTTGAAGCAAGCCGGGGTCAAACCAGAGGCTCATAGTGTGAAGTTTTATTCCGGTGATGGTGTGTATACAGATGCGATTACGATGGATCAAGCACAAATGGAGGATATTATGGTGGCTGTCATGCATGATGGCAAACCCATCCCAGCTGATCTTGGCGGTCCGGTACGGCTCGTCATTCCTCAGATGTATGCCTATAAATCGGTAAAATGGTTAAATCGCATTGAACTCATCGACAGCGAACATATCGGTTACTGGGAAGAGCGAGGATATGACAAGGATGCATGGCTTACAGGCGCATCTCAGCGCATCCCTAACAATTTAAGTGGATCATGA
- the ligA gene encoding NAD-dependent DNA ligase LigA — protein sequence MDPMHRMEQLVTELNQHNYQYYTMDQPQISDKEYDLLYDELVTLEQESGMVLPDSPTQRVGGELLKGFTPHRHLSSLWSLDKAQNIEQLRSWNTRVLKLINDYNSKNPDTPLPEPGYVIELKFDGLTLNLTYTNGELVQASTRGNGTVGEGILAQVKTIRSVPLKIPYTSGTIEVQGEGIMNLSVLERYNETAAEPLKNARNAAAGALRNLNPKATAERRLNAYFYNVGYSDEIQFANHQQMMDFLRENRFKVNPSITYFHEFDDVMEQLAAIQENRGQLDYLIDGAVIKITDMRTREVLGYTDKFPRWAVAYKFEAEETTTVLNAVVWNVGRTGKVTPLARVEPVELAGVTVQNCTLNNVGDIERKNLKFALGTRVFIRRSNDVIPEILGKVTEESDGEEIVFPEQCPACGFPLEQRGAHLFCNNRLACKPQTVARISHFASRDAMDIETFSEKTAIQLYDELNVREPADLYTLQFDDLVKLERFGEKKANNLIAALELSKDRDLASFLYSLGIPNTGKSTTRMLADHYRDLHAIMNATVEELVELPDVGGIVAESIVTFFADPFTQAAIEKMLNLGVKAQAPEAPTVAVVEDSFFSGKTVVLTGTLHQLTREEATQRLEALGAKVTGSVSKKTDLVIAGEKAGSKLTKAHDLGIPTIEDEDELVRLLNPQG from the coding sequence ATGGACCCGATGCACCGGATGGAGCAACTCGTTACCGAGCTGAACCAGCATAATTATCAGTACTACACGATGGATCAGCCACAGATTAGCGACAAGGAGTATGATCTTCTGTACGATGAACTGGTTACGCTGGAACAGGAAAGCGGCATGGTTCTGCCTGATTCTCCAACACAGCGTGTGGGCGGCGAACTGCTCAAAGGGTTTACCCCACATCGCCATTTATCTTCATTATGGAGTCTGGACAAAGCGCAAAATATTGAGCAGCTGCGCAGCTGGAATACCCGTGTACTGAAACTGATTAACGACTATAACAGTAAAAATCCCGATACGCCTTTACCGGAACCAGGTTATGTCATTGAGTTAAAGTTTGACGGATTGACGCTGAACCTGACATACACCAACGGTGAGTTGGTACAAGCCTCTACAAGAGGGAACGGTACCGTAGGCGAAGGGATTTTAGCACAGGTAAAAACGATCAGATCGGTTCCGCTCAAAATTCCATACACAAGCGGTACGATTGAAGTACAAGGTGAAGGTATCATGAACCTGTCTGTCCTGGAGCGATACAACGAGACAGCGGCTGAACCGCTCAAGAATGCGCGGAATGCAGCAGCGGGAGCACTGCGTAACCTGAATCCGAAGGCGACGGCTGAGCGTCGACTGAATGCTTACTTTTATAACGTAGGTTATTCAGATGAGATTCAGTTCGCCAATCATCAGCAGATGATGGACTTCCTGCGTGAGAACCGCTTCAAGGTGAATCCATCCATTACTTATTTCCATGAGTTTGATGATGTGATGGAACAATTGGCTGCAATTCAGGAGAACCGGGGTCAGTTGGACTATCTGATTGATGGGGCGGTTATCAAAATTACAGACATGCGCACCCGCGAGGTGTTGGGTTATACCGATAAATTCCCTCGCTGGGCGGTGGCATATAAATTTGAGGCAGAAGAGACCACGACGGTTCTTAATGCTGTGGTATGGAATGTAGGTCGTACCGGCAAAGTCACTCCACTGGCACGCGTAGAACCGGTTGAACTTGCCGGGGTAACGGTACAGAACTGTACGCTGAACAATGTCGGCGATATTGAACGCAAAAATCTGAAGTTTGCTCTGGGCACTCGGGTCTTTATCCGTCGCTCCAATGATGTCATTCCAGAAATTCTGGGTAAAGTGACGGAGGAAAGTGATGGCGAGGAGATCGTCTTCCCTGAGCAGTGTCCGGCATGTGGATTCCCACTGGAGCAACGCGGAGCGCATCTGTTCTGTAACAATAGACTTGCGTGTAAACCACAAACGGTGGCACGTATTTCCCATTTTGCTTCCCGTGATGCCATGGACATCGAGACGTTCAGTGAGAAAACGGCGATTCAGTTGTATGATGAATTGAACGTACGTGAGCCTGCCGACCTGTATACGTTACAGTTTGATGATCTGGTGAAGCTGGAGCGGTTTGGGGAAAAGAAAGCGAACAACCTTATCGCTGCGCTGGAGCTTAGTAAAGATAGAGACTTGGCTTCCTTCTTATACTCACTGGGTATTCCGAACACAGGTAAATCGACAACGCGCATGCTCGCTGATCATTATCGAGATCTGCACGCCATTATGAATGCAACCGTGGAAGAACTGGTTGAACTACCCGATGTCGGTGGTATTGTGGCAGAGAGCATCGTAACTTTCTTTGCAGATCCGTTTACACAGGCTGCGATTGAGAAAATGCTTAACTTGGGTGTGAAAGCACAGGCACCTGAGGCACCAACCGTTGCTGTTGTGGAAGATTCCTTCTTCAGTGGTAAAACGGTCGTCTTGACCGGAACGCTGCACCAATTGACGCGGGAAGAAGCAACGCAAAGACTGGAAGCGCTCGGAGCGAAGGTGACTGGCAGTGTGTCGAAAAAGACAGATTTGGTTATTGCCGGAGAGAAGGCAGGTAGTAAACTAACCAAAGCCCATGATCTCGGTATTCCTACGATTGAGGATGAGGACGAACTTGTACGTCTTTTGAACCCACAGGGTTAA
- the pcrA gene encoding DNA helicase PcrA produces the protein MQPVNIHDAVARLNTPQRQAVEATDGPLLIMAGAGSGKTRVLTHRIAYLIATRKAPPWGILAITFTNKAAREMQDRVSQLVGGSQGRDIWVSTFHSMCVRILRRDIERIGFTSNFSILDSSDQLSVIRSCMKDQNIDTKKFEPKAVQSMMSTAKNELISPEQYEKQSGDYFEGIVAKVYKMYQKRLRANNSLDFDDLIMQTIQLFKEVPEVLDFYQKKFQYIHVDEYQDTNRAQYMLCRMLADSHHHICVVGDSDQSIYRWRGADISNILNFEKDYPEANTILLEQNYRSTSNILNAANEVIGLNTGRKPKKLWTDKEGGSKIKVYRADSEHDEGYFVTSEISKNVKNGKSYQNHAILYRTNAQSRVIEEILIKSDIPYQIVGGIKFYDRKEIKDILAYLRLLSNPDDDISLTRIINVPKRSIGDTTVGKLAAAAGERGISIFRVLQVVDDLGFAGRTRNALVEFYDMIAALHQMVEYLSVTELTEKILEMSQYRLEMQNENTLESRARLENIDEFLSVTMEFEKNNEDKTLVSFLTDLALIADIDSMNDDEEDQSDAVTLMTMHSAKGLEFPVVFIVGMEEGVFPHSRAFMDNEELEEERRLAYVGITRAEEQLFLSCAQMRTLFGRTTANPPSRFLDEIPDELKEDTSMARDRYRRGSSGGGSYGGRGLGSSGGSNFGGGTKLFDHQSKSGSSATSSTPTSRVTTSTSRPTYSTPSSASKPVASDGETGFKAGDKVQHGKWGTGTIVAVKGTGNDTELQIAFPAPVGVKRLLAGFAPITKVE, from the coding sequence ATGCAACCTGTAAATATACATGATGCCGTTGCACGGCTTAACACCCCTCAACGGCAAGCCGTCGAGGCGACGGATGGCCCGCTGCTGATTATGGCCGGAGCGGGCTCTGGCAAGACGCGGGTGCTGACACACCGGATTGCCTATCTCATTGCAACACGGAAGGCACCCCCGTGGGGCATTTTAGCGATTACATTTACGAACAAAGCCGCGCGTGAGATGCAAGATCGTGTATCCCAACTCGTAGGTGGATCTCAGGGCCGCGACATTTGGGTATCCACATTCCACTCCATGTGTGTGCGTATTTTGCGCCGTGACATTGAACGTATTGGCTTTACCTCCAACTTCAGTATTTTGGACTCATCGGACCAATTATCTGTAATTCGTAGCTGTATGAAAGATCAGAATATTGATACCAAGAAATTTGAGCCCAAAGCAGTTCAATCGATGATGAGCACGGCCAAGAATGAACTGATCAGTCCGGAGCAATATGAGAAGCAGTCGGGAGATTATTTCGAAGGTATTGTGGCGAAGGTATATAAGATGTACCAGAAACGGTTAAGAGCCAACAACTCACTTGATTTCGACGATCTCATTATGCAGACCATTCAACTGTTCAAGGAAGTGCCGGAAGTCCTCGACTTTTACCAAAAGAAATTCCAGTACATTCACGTGGACGAGTATCAGGATACGAACCGTGCACAGTACATGTTGTGCCGCATGCTCGCGGACAGTCACCACCACATCTGCGTTGTAGGGGATAGTGACCAGTCGATCTATCGCTGGCGTGGGGCGGATATCAGTAATATCCTGAACTTTGAGAAAGATTACCCTGAAGCAAATACGATTTTGCTGGAGCAGAACTACCGTTCTACTTCCAATATCCTGAATGCAGCGAACGAAGTGATCGGCCTGAATACAGGGCGTAAACCGAAGAAACTGTGGACGGACAAAGAGGGTGGTTCAAAAATCAAGGTGTACCGTGCGGATTCCGAACATGATGAGGGGTATTTTGTAACCTCCGAGATTAGTAAAAATGTGAAGAACGGCAAATCCTATCAGAACCATGCCATTTTGTACCGTACCAATGCCCAGTCCCGGGTTATAGAGGAAATTCTGATCAAGTCTGATATTCCGTATCAGATTGTCGGCGGCATCAAGTTCTATGATCGTAAAGAGATCAAGGACATTCTGGCGTATCTGCGCCTGTTATCCAACCCTGACGATGATATCAGCCTTACCCGGATCATTAATGTACCAAAGCGTAGTATCGGTGATACAACGGTAGGGAAGCTGGCGGCTGCGGCTGGAGAGCGTGGAATTTCCATTTTCCGAGTGCTACAGGTCGTGGATGATCTTGGTTTTGCTGGCCGTACGCGGAATGCGCTGGTGGAGTTCTATGACATGATTGCTGCGTTGCATCAGATGGTAGAATATCTGTCTGTAACTGAATTAACCGAGAAGATCCTTGAGATGAGCCAATATCGTCTTGAGATGCAAAATGAAAACACACTCGAATCTCGTGCACGGCTCGAGAACATTGATGAGTTCCTGTCCGTAACCATGGAATTTGAGAAAAATAATGAAGACAAAACGCTCGTATCGTTCCTCACTGATCTTGCATTGATTGCGGACATCGACAGCATGAACGATGATGAAGAGGACCAGAGCGATGCGGTTACCCTGATGACCATGCACAGTGCCAAAGGACTGGAGTTCCCGGTTGTCTTTATCGTGGGTATGGAGGAAGGCGTCTTCCCGCACAGCCGTGCCTTTATGGACAATGAAGAACTGGAAGAAGAACGCCGACTTGCTTATGTTGGGATCACTCGTGCGGAAGAGCAACTTTTCCTGTCGTGTGCCCAGATGCGTACCTTGTTTGGACGTACCACAGCGAACCCACCTTCCCGCTTCCTGGATGAAATTCCGGATGAGCTGAAGGAAGACACTTCCATGGCTCGTGATCGTTACCGTCGCGGAAGTAGCGGAGGCGGCTCATATGGCGGACGGGGACTGGGGTCCAGTGGAGGAAGTAACTTCGGTGGTGGCACCAAGCTCTTTGATCACCAAAGCAAGAGCGGTTCATCTGCTACCTCATCCACGCCAACTTCGCGTGTGACCACAAGTACCTCCCGCCCAACATACTCTACGCCATCGTCTGCTTCCAAGCCGGTAGCTTCTGATGGTGAAACAGGATTCAAGGCAGGAGATAAAGTACAGCATGGCAAATGGGGGACAGGCACCATTGTTGCGGTCAAAGGGACGGGTAATGATACCGAACTGCAGATTGCCTTCCCGGCTCCGGTGGGTGTGAAACGTTTGCTTGCCGGGTTTGCTCCAATTACGAAAGTGGAATAA
- a CDS encoding heptaprenylglyceryl phosphate synthase, whose product MIKQWRHVFKLDPDREITDEELDLVCMSGTDAIIVGGSSGITYENTVDLMSRVRRYELPCVLEVSDLEAVVPGFDGYLIPMVLNATDSKWVIGHHQQAIERYGYLIPWDLLIAEGYIVLNANSTVARLTGADTDLTTGAAVAYAQAAERLLNLPIVYMEYSGTFGDMELVGETHRQLERAHLIYGGGIDDLEKATQAAQVADTIVVGNIVYSDLNKALETVLAVKETI is encoded by the coding sequence ATGATTAAGCAGTGGAGACATGTGTTTAAGCTTGACCCGGACCGGGAGATTACAGACGAAGAACTCGATCTGGTCTGCATGTCGGGGACCGATGCAATTATCGTCGGTGGATCTTCGGGAATTACTTACGAGAACACGGTAGACCTGATGTCCCGTGTGCGTCGTTATGAGTTGCCATGTGTGCTTGAAGTATCCGATCTGGAGGCTGTTGTTCCCGGCTTTGATGGATATCTGATCCCAATGGTCCTGAATGCAACGGACAGCAAATGGGTGATTGGGCACCACCAGCAAGCTATAGAGCGTTACGGTTATCTTATCCCTTGGGATCTCCTGATTGCCGAGGGTTATATTGTGCTTAATGCAAACTCCACGGTAGCGCGGTTGACTGGGGCAGATACGGATCTGACGACAGGAGCTGCGGTGGCATATGCCCAGGCTGCGGAGCGTCTGCTCAATCTTCCAATTGTATACATGGAGTACAGCGGAACGTTCGGAGATATGGAGCTTGTTGGTGAGACACACAGACAATTGGAGCGGGCACATCTCATCTACGGCGGCGGAATTGATGATCTGGAGAAAGCCACGCAAGCTGCCCAGGTTGCAGATACCATCGTGGTAGGCAACATTGTGTATAGTGATCTGAACAAAGCACTTGAGACGGTGTTGGCCGTAAAAGAAACCATTTAA
- a CDS encoding phosphatidylinositol-specific phospholipase C/glycerophosphodiester phosphodiesterase family protein: MKRIAAVLILLIVTVGTLFFAYESESEEQRDGFTAYRLIAHAMGSIRDQPYTNAYEAMIANYEKGTRVFEIDFMLTSDRIAVARHEWTANMSKMLEQDQELPEEKQAGALTHDEFMNTPILGMYQPMDADGIIDVLAQYPDMYIVTDTKEQKDEDIQQVLRSLVDAAKEHDPSVLDRVVVQIYNEPMLETVKEVYAFPSIIYTLYATQDTEDQVVDFVQKNDIDAVTMPEYKVNQNFVAKLNSAGSVTYVHTINDTEQVANYEKWGVYGVYSDVLTEQELDEMNTRFAWRP; the protein is encoded by the coding sequence ATGAAACGCATTGCCGCCGTGTTAATACTACTGATCGTCACCGTGGGCACACTCTTTTTCGCCTATGAAAGCGAGAGTGAGGAACAACGGGACGGATTTACCGCTTATAGATTAATCGCCCATGCGATGGGCAGCATCAGGGATCAACCATATACCAACGCCTATGAAGCGATGATTGCCAATTACGAGAAAGGCACACGTGTCTTTGAGATCGACTTTATGCTGACCTCGGATCGCATAGCTGTAGCCAGACATGAATGGACCGCTAATATGAGCAAAATGCTAGAACAGGACCAAGAGCTTCCCGAGGAAAAACAAGCCGGGGCGCTGACACATGATGAGTTCATGAATACGCCCATTCTGGGCATGTATCAACCCATGGATGCCGACGGCATTATAGATGTACTGGCTCAGTACCCGGATATGTATATCGTAACCGACACCAAGGAACAGAAGGATGAGGATATTCAGCAGGTGTTAAGGTCCCTCGTGGATGCAGCCAAAGAACATGATCCATCCGTGCTGGATCGAGTGGTTGTACAAATCTATAACGAACCGATGCTCGAAACGGTGAAAGAAGTCTATGCATTCCCTTCCATTATCTATACGTTATATGCCACACAGGATACAGAAGATCAGGTCGTTGATTTTGTGCAAAAGAATGATATTGATGCCGTGACTATGCCGGAATATAAAGTAAACCAGAATTTCGTCGCCAAGCTGAATAGTGCAGGCTCAGTCACCTACGTGCATACCATCAACGATACTGAACAGGTGGCTAACTATGAGAAGTGGGGCGTGTACGGAGTATACTCAGACGTGCTGACGGAGCAAGAGTTGGATGAGATGAATACACGGTTTGCCTGGAGACCGTAA